The following proteins are co-located in the Triplophysa dalaica isolate WHDGS20190420 chromosome 2, ASM1584641v1, whole genome shotgun sequence genome:
- the tet2 gene encoding LOW QUALITY PROTEIN: methylcytosine dioxygenase TET2 (The sequence of the model RefSeq protein was modified relative to this genomic sequence to represent the inferred CDS: deleted 1 base in 1 codon; substituted 1 base at 1 genomic stop codon) — protein sequence METDKTSHETEKSLTRTQISTTPQTDTQIAKRQNGDQSPDILSQQFNGDTNWSHFKPSTEVFTMKRQWEIGSRPANMQGMFDQSMYEMNGDTKHALGQQPKQLGTDLEINGDEDLGFPMHKPGHCELNHSKRNCNFPNGDIFSLSRNKQVPMSNGATKNPASVKGTTGDLLEKTLSQYYPEHVSIAHQTNSSQVHQVTSNPNEQATPLPSFTSGIPNSPQTSASKPLAKVLPEVHYNQDCTQNGYHVSFTADQSQRTATYPVSDLPEIGKHSVCQAGVESNLKSQTGINGCSPIQNGEEGLQNDIEFLTKFKQDLSQESLPRLMSGSPLATERDGTFTSLNSPQAQCTQTGQQNLQFKMPLTDGNFQEKRDLSLLKQQTCEPQTEDRGLLSQACTAVPQSQSNEQHDKPPTGQVKTILQSTNQSTQMDWIDLNSAPGPRPSNEHSHTWDFCPSQGVQMQQNQQSQSQVINPVPSINFPSQNFSKPTFGTNESLIQDCYKKSQLPTQLPHSSVLECQQRNSNVHGHFNTQFNKPQQLCKNDLDQSSGSPPFKPQQQPTNTFPYQLPQDGQGLQVDPQSQGVSQSQTDEPILKRPKMEGCPDSESQMLPLANNNFTFSDPSRSNVHLPSNGVQAMLGDATQIQQNLQNPQCSQSTSKQHQNYQQPLQHRTYNDLEYFQSRHPHSQVSEVLNAPQTPSQTKIKAEVQEPCAQIQKGSLSSQGVQADMQKHAALRMHLLQKQGRQSSDHIRPDMLALKSENSIIVKQEGNSSECAQSQQRSILDTMEQQLKQYQLSSVFERKSLVIKSPNKVKVEMAGGVTVLSTITEGNIKEQCKPNNFTPPKKNQNGLQYFLESPMKLLGTPVKNLLDTPLKTQYDIPSCHCVDQICERDEGPYYTHLGAASTVAGIREIMEKRAGLTGSAIRIEKVVXTGKEGKSSQGCPIAKWVIRRASVDEKILVLVRERAGHSCETSCIVVVIMIWEGLSTNLADSLYSELSDTLTKHGALTNRRCALNEERTCACQGFETDACGASFSFGCSWSMYYNGCKFARSKVPRKFKLLGDDPKEEEKLEQNLQGLATFVAPVYKKMAPDAYTNQVEHEHRGPDCRLGQKEGRPFSGVTACLDFCAHAHRDLHNMQGGSTVVCTLTREDNREIGKIPEDEQLHVLPLYKASSTDEFGSAEAQLEKTKTGAIQVLSAFRRQVRMLSEPAKSCRQKKLEARRANKSTNPNTPNSKMDNTQQTRQKQSVTENLGQNQPSGPSNMKTDPGHPQSAHMTHQQQHQQIPHPNPGSSYTGPPYPRFSNAQVNLPNTSKLVNLHPQTLSPTSPYLPPVNVPNSYMNASTPYSRSLTPNPIYPGYQHNGGMPMDNYHPYYSPNIKHSMNMYQAQMNLPYLDQQYNAHQDYGVNYPPHYGQPRMPVNGYGTCNVRPGMHSMGHYQGYSPNLPPEAFPRPPSTHPHLDYAAASKSNQFEAYPKPNMSQNHQMFPSNLDTLRMQNNKLNMHGANGSSQVFPPFGNECVNPNQPPDMKISNENILNPQIKQEPQSQTLEQKEEDVWSDSEHNFLDPEIGGVALAPSHGSIIIECAKRELHATTPVRKPDRNHPTRISLVFYQHKNLNEAKHGLAMWEAKMAEKAREKEEDAEKHGAENTSIKSSGKKAKREHTEPSEPSEPPYKKFVLKLYERSMSCTTNSYVNTSPYAFTKVTGPYNHFQ from the exons ATGGAAACAGACAAGACCAGCCATGAGACGGAAAAAAGTCTGACACGCACACAAATCAGTACCACTCCGCAGACAGACACTCAGATCGCCAAAAGGCAGAATGGAGATCAGTCACCTGATATCTTATCCCAGCAGTTCAATGGGGACACCAACTGGAGCCATTTTAAACCGAGCACAGAGGTCTTCACAATGAAAAGGCAATGGGAGATTGGCAGCAGACCTGCTAACATGCAAGGGATGTTTGATCAAAGCATGTATGAGATGAATGGAGATACAAAGCATGCTCTTGGTCAGCAACCAAAACAACTTGGCACTGATCTGGAGATAAATGGAGATGAAGACCTGGGATTCCCCATGCACAAGCCAGGGCATTGTGAGTTAAATCACAGCAAGAGAAACTGTAACTTTCCCAATGGGGATATCTTCTCACTGTCTAGGAACAAACAGGTTCCGATGTCTAATGGTGCTACAAAAAACCCAGCA TCAGTAAAGGGTACAACTGGTGACCTCTTAGAGAAAACGTTGTCTCAGTATTACCCAGAGCATGTGTCCATTGCACATCAAACCAACTCATCTCAAGTACATCAGGTCACCAGCAACCCGAATGAACAGGCAACTCCTTTACCTTCATTTACCTCAGGTATTCCTAACTCACCCCAAACGTCTGCCTCCAAGCCGCTTGCCAAGGTACTCCCAGAGGTGCACTACAACCAGGACTGTACTCAGAATGGATACCATGTCAGTTTTACAGCTGACCAAAGCCAAAGGACGGCTACCTATCCTGTGTCTGATCTCCCAGAGATAGGAAAACATTCTGTGTGTCAGGCAGGTGTGGAGTCCAATCTAAAATCACAGACGGGCATCAATGGTTGTTCACCCATCCAGAACGGCGAAGAAGGCCTTCAAAATGACATAGAGTTTTTAACAAAGTTCAAACAGGATTTGAGCCAGGAATCTTTGCCCAGACTAATGTCAGGATCACCCTTAGCAACTGAAAGGGATGGTACATTTACTTCATTGAACAGCCCCCAGGCACAATGCACTCAAACTGGTCAGCAGAACCTACAGTTTAAAATGCCACTGACTGATGGAAACTTCCAGGAAAAAAGAGACTTGTCTTTGCTAAAGCAACAGACTTGTGAGCCTCAAACAGAAGACAGAGGGTTACTATCCCAGGCCTGCACAGCAGTTCCTCAGAGTCAAAGCAATGAGCAACATGATAAGCCTCCAACAGGTCAGGTTAAGACAATATTACAGAGTACAAATCAATCCACCCAGATGGACTGGATTGATTTAAACTCAGCTCCAGGACCACGGCCATCTAATGAACACTCTCATACATGGGATTTTTGCCCTTCACAAGGGGTCCAAATGCAGCAAAACCAACAGAGCCAAAGCCAAGTAATCAATCCGGTGCCCTCAATTAACTTCCCATCACAAAATTTCAGCAAGCCCACTTTTGGCACAAATGAAAGTCTGATTCAAGATTGTTACAAAAAATCCCAACTGCCTACACAATTGCCCCACAGTTCTGTCCTTGAATGTCAACAAAGAAATTCTAATGTGCATGGCCACTTTAACACACAATTTAACAAACCTCAGCAATTATGCAAGAATGACTTGGACCAGTCTTCTGGTTCACCACCTTTTAAGCCTCAACAGCAGCCCACCAACACATTTCCCTATCAGCTGCCTCAGGATGGACAAGGTTTACAAGTAGATCCACAATCACAAGGTGTTTCACAGAGTCAGACAGATGAACCCATCTTGAAAAGACCTAAAATGGAAGGATGCCCTGACTCAGAATCACAGATGTTACCCCTAGCTAATAACAACTTTACGTTTTCAGACCCTTCTAGGTCAAATGTGCATCTTCCATCTAACGGAGTTCAAGCTATGCTAGGTGATGCAACACAGATCCAACAAAACCTCCAGAACCCTCAGTGCTCACAGAGCACCAGTAAACAACATCAAAACTACCAGCAACCTCTCCAACACAGGACATACAATGATCTGGAATATTTCCAGTCTCGCCATCCACACTCTCAAGTGTCAGAAGTTTTGAATGCTCCACAGACACCTTCTCAAACAAAAATCAAAGCTGAAGTTCAAGAGCCCTGTGCCCAAATCCAGAAAGGGTCTCTGTCGAGCCAAGGTGTTCAAGCAGATATGCAGAAGCATGCAGCACTACGAATGCACCTTTTGCAGAAGCAGGGGAGGCAAAGCTCTGATCACATCAGGCCAGATATGCTGGCCTTGAAAAGTGAAAATTCAATTATAGTAAAGCAGGAGGGTAATTCTTCAGAATGTGCACAAAGCCAGCAGAGGAGCATTCTAGATACAATGGAACAGCAATTAAAACAGTATCAGCTCTCATCTGTGTTTGAAAGAAAATCTTTGGTCATCAAGTCACCCAATAAAGTGAAAGTGGAAATGGCTGGAGGGGTGACGGTGCTCTCAACCATTACTGAGGGGAACATCAAGGAGCAGTGCAAACCAAATAACTTTACCCCACCTAAAAAGAATCAAAATGGTTTACAATACTTTCTGGAGTCACCCATGAAGTTGCTTGGTACACCAGTAAAAAACCTCCTCgatacacctttgaagacacAGTATGATATTCCTTCATGTCATTGTGTTG ATCAAATTTGTGAAAGGGATGAAGGTCCTTATTATACACACTTAGGAGCAGCATCAACTGTTGCAGGCATTCGTGAAATTATGGAGAAAAG GGCTGGACTGACTGGAAGTGCCATTAGGATTGAGAAGGTTGTGTAGACAGGCAAAGAAGGGAAAAGCTCGCAGGGCTGCCCCATCGCCAAATgg GTGATTCGGAGGGCAAGTGTGGATGAAAAAATCTTGGTATTGGTGCGAGAGCGGGCTGGTCACTCTTGTGAGACATCCTGTATAGTGGTGGTTATCATGATTTGGGAAGGGTTATCAACCAACCTGGCCGACTCTCTTTACTCAGAACTCAGTGATACTTTAACAAAACATGGTGCTTTAACCAACCGCAGATGTGCTCTCAATGAGGA GAGAACATGTGCATGTCAGGGTTTTGAAACTGATGCCTGTGGAGCCTCTTTCTCATTTGGTTGCTCTTGGAGCATGTACTATAATGGTTGCAAATTTGCTAGGAGTAAAGTCCCTCGAAAGTTCAAACTGCTTGGGGATGATCCCAAAGAA GAAGAGAAACTGGAGCAAAATCTCCAGGGTCTTGCAACTTTCGTGGCCCCAGTGTATAAAAAAATGGCTCCTGATGCTTACACCAATCAG GTGGAGCATGAACATAGAGGTCCTGATTGCCGTCTGGGGCAAAAAGAAGGACGCCCATTTTCTGGAGTGACAGCCTGTCTAGATTTCTGTGCCCATGCCCACAGAGACTTACACAACATGCAGGGGGGCAGTACTGTG GTCTGCACGCTTACACGAGAGGATAATCGTGAGATCGGAAAAATTCCAGAGGATGAGCAGCTGCACGTACTTCCCTTATACAAGGCCTCATCCACTGATGAGTTTGGGAGTGCTGAAGCTCAGCTTGAAAAGACCAAAACTGGAGCTATTCAAGTACTCAGTGCCTTTCGCAGACAGGTGCGTATGCTGTCGGAGCCTGCCAAGTCTTGCCGGCAGAAGAAGCTGGAAGCCAGGAGAGCTAACAAGTCGACCAACCCCAACACACCAAACTCCAAAATGGACAACACCCAGCAAACTAGGCAGAAACAAAGTGTTACTGAGAACCTGGGCCAGAACCAACCTTCAG GTCCAAGCAACATGAAAACGGATCCTGGCCATCCCCAAAGTGCACACATGACCCATCAGCAGCAGCACCAGCAGATTCCGCACCCAAATCCTGGATCGTCTTACACTGGTCCACCATACCCTAGATTCTCAAATGCACAAGTAAACTTACCAAACACTTCCAAACTAGTAAACCTGCATCCTCAAACACTTTCCCCTACCAGTCCTTATCTTCCACCAGTGAATGTGCCCAACTCTTACATGAATGCATCCACCCCATATTCAAGGTCACTTACACCCAACCCCATCTACCCTGGTTACCAACATAATGGGGGAATGCCCATGGACAACTACCACCCTTATTACTCtccaaatataaaacatagtaTGAATATGTATCAGGCTCAAATGAATTTACCTTACTTGGATCAGCAGTACAATGCACATCAAGATTATGGGGTCAACTACCCACCTCACTACGGACAGCCTAGAATGCCAGTCAATGGTTATGGCACCTGTAATGTGAGACCTGGCATGCACTCTATGGGACATTATCAGGGTTATAGCCCCAATTTGCCACCTGAGGCCTTCCCAAGGCCTCCCTCAACCCATCCACATTTGGACTATGCCGCTGCCAGCAAAAGCAACCAGTTTGAAGCCTATCCGAAACCCAACATGTCACAGAATCATCAAATGTTTCCTTCAAACCTAGACACGTTAAGGATGCAAAATAATAAGTTAAACATGCATGGAGCAAATGGTTCCTCCCAAGTGTTTCCTCCTTTCGGCAACGAATGCGTCAACCCAAACCAACCTCCAGACATGAAGATTTCGAATGAAAATATCCTTAACCCTCAAATCAAACAAGAACCACAGTCCCAGACTCTGGAACAAAAAGAGGAGGATGTGTGGTCCGACAGTGAGCATAATTTCCTTGACCCTGAAATCGGGGGGGTGGCATTGGCGCCTAGTCATGGTTCCATCATTATTGAGTGTGCGAAGCGTGAGCTCCATGCAACTACACCCGTCAGGAAACCTGATCGCAACCATCCCACCCGCATCTCTCTGGTCTTCTACCAGCATAAGAATTTGAATGAAGCGAAACACGGACTGGCTATGTGGGAAGCAAAGATGGCAGAGAAGGCCCGGGAGAAGGAGGAAGATGCTGAGAAACATGGTGCTGAAAACACATCCATCAAGAGCAGTGGAAAGAAGGCGAAACGAGAACATACAGAACCTTCTGAACCTTCGGAGCCTCCATATAAGAAATTTGTTCTCAAGCTTTACGAAAGGTCAATGTCCTGCACAACCAACTCATATGTGAATACATCTCCCTATGCCTTTACCAAGGTTACTGGACCTTACAATCATTTTCAGTAA